In Roseisolibacter agri, one genomic interval encodes:
- a CDS encoding methyl-accepting chemotaxis protein, translated as MISPVAWLDSRPLPSKLVIAVLPALVLSVGGAIAAARKAPEIAAPLAATALAVFVVGVGTAWWTGRRLARDLGEVCDRLARLDRVCITGLETSLVAMGAGDLTHGVTPTTRLLESTRGDEVGDLARVVDGVIGRAQRTLGAYDATRATIQAVLAEVRGLQVEAEAGRLSTRADAARHRGTYAALIAGMNATLDAVTGPMQATASVLARVADHDLSARVEGEFAGEHAVIQGAVNRALATLSDSLQLAGTAGERVAGASEQIAAGSGALSEDIARQAAGLEEVSASLQQLSAGAAANASQADGARQLAEDTRARTAEGVAQMERLRETVGQIKQHSDDTGRIVRTIDEIAFQTNLLALNAAVEAARAGDAGRGFAVVAEEVRALALRSAEAARQTHALLEASAQRAGQGVTLAGDVRARLDAIDRAVSGVAQTLADLASASGAQHDGVAQIDAAVAALNELTQRSAATTEESAAAARALAGEAAQLQTSVASFTLGASGAPRPDGQLPVAFRRERRRSVFTPN; from the coding sequence ATGATCTCTCCCGTCGCCTGGCTCGACTCGCGCCCGCTGCCGAGCAAGCTGGTGATCGCCGTGCTCCCCGCGCTCGTGCTGAGCGTGGGGGGAGCCATCGCCGCCGCGCGGAAGGCGCCCGAGATCGCCGCGCCGCTCGCGGCGACGGCGCTCGCCGTGTTCGTCGTGGGCGTCGGCACCGCCTGGTGGACCGGCCGCCGGCTCGCGCGCGACCTGGGCGAGGTGTGCGACCGGCTCGCGCGCCTCGATCGCGTCTGCATCACCGGGCTGGAGACGTCGCTCGTGGCGATGGGCGCGGGCGACCTGACGCACGGCGTCACGCCGACGACGCGCCTGCTCGAGTCGACGCGCGGCGACGAGGTGGGCGACCTCGCGCGCGTGGTGGACGGCGTGATCGGCCGCGCGCAGCGCACGCTCGGCGCGTACGACGCCACGCGCGCCACGATCCAGGCGGTGCTCGCCGAGGTGCGCGGGCTGCAGGTGGAGGCGGAGGCGGGGCGCCTGTCGACGCGCGCCGACGCCGCGCGGCACCGTGGGACCTACGCGGCGCTGATCGCCGGCATGAACGCGACGCTCGACGCGGTGACGGGCCCGATGCAGGCGACCGCGTCGGTGCTCGCGCGCGTCGCCGATCACGACCTCTCGGCGCGCGTGGAGGGGGAGTTCGCCGGCGAGCACGCCGTGATCCAGGGCGCCGTGAATCGCGCGCTGGCGACGCTGAGCGACAGCCTGCAGCTGGCCGGCACGGCCGGCGAGCGCGTGGCCGGCGCGAGCGAGCAGATCGCCGCCGGCTCGGGCGCGCTCTCCGAGGACATCGCGCGTCAGGCCGCGGGCCTCGAGGAGGTCTCGGCGAGCCTGCAGCAGCTCAGCGCCGGCGCCGCCGCGAACGCCTCGCAGGCCGACGGGGCGCGCCAGCTCGCCGAGGACACGCGCGCGCGCACGGCCGAGGGCGTGGCGCAGATGGAGCGCCTCCGCGAGACCGTGGGGCAGATCAAGCAGCACAGCGACGACACGGGGCGCATCGTCAGGACGATCGACGAGATCGCGTTCCAGACGAACCTCCTCGCGCTGAACGCGGCGGTGGAGGCGGCGCGCGCCGGCGACGCGGGCCGCGGCTTCGCCGTCGTGGCCGAGGAGGTCCGCGCGCTCGCGCTGCGTAGCGCGGAGGCGGCACGGCAGACGCACGCGCTGCTGGAGGCGAGCGCGCAGCGCGCCGGTCAGGGGGTGACGCTGGCGGGCGACGTCCGCGCGCGCCTGGACGCCATCGACCGCGCGGTGAGCGGCGTCGCGCAGACGCTCGCCGACCTCGCGTCGGCCAGCGGCGCGCAGCACGACGGCGTGGCCCAGATCGATGCCGCGGTAGCGGCGCTCAACGAGCTGACGCAGCGCTCCGCCGCGACCACCGAGGAGAGCGCGGCCGCCGCGCGCGCGCTGGCCGGCGAGGCCGCGCAGCTGCAGACGTCGGTGGCGTCGTTCACGCTCGGCGCGTCCGGGGCGCCACGGCCGGACGGCCAGCTACCCGTGGCCTTCCGGCGCGAGCGCCGGCGGTCGGTCTTCACGCCGAACTGA